The Rhododendron vialii isolate Sample 1 chromosome 3a, ASM3025357v1 nucleotide sequence AAAATTCTgcactaaggctccgtttcggaacaaaaaaaaaaagtctttattttttaaaaagacaatttcaaactcaaaaaatatggacttattgaaatctaaaaatatgcaatatgaattttgtttggaaaatttcgatgagatctttcatacaatgcaaaaaaaattgaaaaattaattttcatttactttatttttgagtttgaaaatgtgaaataaactacttattttttaagaaagtttctggaacggagtcCCATTCTCACCccaaattacacaattcacacccataAAATTCAGAACTCACCCCTAAATCCAAGTACGAAAACAAAACCATTAATCAATTcagattaaagaaaataacacTCCTCGATCTGCCATTCAAAACACACAAATCTAATCTTTCTTAGATTACAATTGGAAAACCTCTCGATATGTTCAGAAACTTCAGTGGAGTACCGATTACCCAAAAGAAATTTCATAGGATTACTGGTCGAACCAGTTCAGCGCAAACCCGAGGTCGTCTCGATTTCGGTCCACTTCGTCAACTCAGAGAGAAAAACCACCAGATCCTCATTCGCTGTCGAGATCCAGAAGGTCTTCAGAGGCTTCCTCGTTCGGAGGAGCATGAAAGAATGGAGGATTTCGCGAAACGACACCGTCGAGTTGATTCGGAGGGAGGTCAAGGAGCGGTTGAGGTTGAATGAGATGTTAATGTCTTTTCTGTTCAAGTTGGATTCGGCTCGAGGTGTTGATAACTAAGTTCGGGGGTAAAGGAAGGCGGTGATTAGGAAAGGGGATCGCGTCGCATGAGAGAGTTGATGCTATTGCTGTCGGAGATAAAACCATGAAGGTTGAAGGCGGGAAAATAACGGGGTAATTTCGGTAGTTTACTTAAGTCAGGGTTTATGTGGAATGGGTTAGACGTGGGCTGGGCCTAGAGGGGTATAGAGGTACAAAAGGGGACCGGCCAGTAAGAAGCCCACTACTGATGACAAGAGGACCCTACATTTTTTATGGAATTCAAGCCAGCAGGCTGTTATCCAAAAGCCCTCGATGGCGGTCGAAATCTACGAATATTGGTCCTCACGGAACCTGCTCGGGGTCTGTAGTTCTATGGTAACGCCTATAGGAGGTAAGTCGCTGGTCGCATGACCGGCCTTGATATTTGAGTTGCCTAAATCCGATCCCAAATTTGATGGTCCATGTACTATtaagttataaaaaatagaataacatgcaagtaaaaagaaaaatcaacgtTATATTGTACTTTTAACTTGCATTACTTCaagaaataaaaatcaaaataaaatttcaattacTATATTACTTTATTGTAACCACGATTTGACTTAAAGAAGAAAAGGACACTGGGTTTGGTGTCTTCAAGGACTCTACTATGAGTCAATCACCCACCAGAGAAAAAACACGGATTTTGCtagaacaatttaaaaaaaataaaaaagaagaagaagaagaagaatttaaCCCTACGCTAACGCTGCAATAGTCCTCATCCTTTTCTACTTGAGACGCATGTGTCAAGGATTTAGGGGTGGTGCTGTGTAGTAATGTGCACAGTACCGTGCTGCGCACTTTCGAGCCGTCAGATCGTGCATCCAACAGCTCGAATCTTATCTTGACAATGAACTGCTCTCgatcattgattgtcgagatgagattcgagccgaCGGAAGCACCATCAGATGGCTCAGAGGTGCACAGCATGGTATTATTCATCTCACTGTACGGCATCAACCCGAAGTCCCGTGTCAAGTCATGCCATGTGGTGTTTTCTTGACACGAGTCTTGCCCCAACTTGCACGAAAATCCAGAAAATAGTTATAGCTGAGCTGTATAATGTACCAatattcattttcctttttcatgaTCTGGATAGCGACAAAATATTCGTAGTAAATCGAGTCATGGATCCTTAATTGGCATGGGAGTCTGTTCTTTCAAGCTTCGTCCAAACCTAACGCATTCCGTTTCTATCGATCATTGCCTATGAAAGTGCCTGGAAATTGAAGTGGACCCCTAAATCCCACCACTAAAATtagtaaggctccgttccgaaattttttttaaaaaataagtacttattttgtcaattcttattaaaaaataagaagggccattccacaaaatccaaataaaaagttccttccatattttcaaactcaaaaaaaatgtaaatgaaaaaaaaaaattcaatttttttgcaccgtattaaagatctcaatgagatttatcaaacaagatccatagtggtaggaaaattatttgcgtaaacacatgatttttgagcttgaaattgccttatacaaaaaataacacTGTTgttatgataatgggcgccggttgagggaaatcgtactggcAGCTGCGCTgggccgtctccagccaccagacggccgatctgagccgtccaaaaattctaaaaaaaaaaaccaagggggctcgcgcgggaatcaacagcacccgaggtgtgtagggtgcttgatccgagcacctcttttccgtgtatatatgatcaagcaccctacatggaaattgggtgctcggatcaagcattctgcacacctcggatgccgttgattcccgcgcaagcccccttgttttttttttatagaatttttggacggtttggatcgGCCGCccgatggccggagacggcccggcgcggccacCAGTACGATTTTCCTTCCCGGTCGGTCGGTACCTAtacaaattcttccaaaataagtatcacccttcttatttttcggaACAAACCTtcttattacaaaaaaaataagttcttattttgttttcggaacggagccttaagtGCCACCCAATGGACAGTGGAGAGCTAGAGATAGCAACCCAATGGACAGTGGAGAGCTAGAGATAGCAAAAGCAAGAAGAAGGCAGAAAAGCAGAGGCTAAAGAGCAATCAATGTTTCATAGACTAGAATTCGATATATATTAATTATTGTAATCAAAAGGAATATGAAAGTAAAATgatttataaaaacaaaaaaaattcacaataaaGTTTATTTACCAAATAAATCCTTAAACTTTTAATAGCAGAGgccaaatgaaaaaataatacaaaaagaaGTAATAGGAGGCTTGTTGGGCTTACCCCGGGACCGGTCTTGGCTGGTTGCCCCATTCTCCACCCTTTTAATGAGCAGTGCAACCATagaaaaatggagaaattttttagtgccgGGTGGGCATTGGCCATGTGGTGCCGAGCACCATCTCGGCTGTCCAATCGTATTTTGGACGGCCCATATTTGTTTAGGTAATTTTCAAAACATCCCCTCAAGTCCAAATAAATCTGAtccgtccaaacgtattttgaacGACTAAAATGCGTGCTTGGCACCACGTGACCGGTGCCCGGTCGGCACTCAAGAATTTCTCGACAAATGGGATGTGGAGTCTACTTTGTTGATGGGATTTATGCTGGACAGTGTGCATCCGTTGACGGAGAGTCTATTCTTGTCCTTCCAAAACTAAAGCCCCACAACCACCCCATGTCCTTCTAGCAGAAATTAAACTTTGTATGCCCCCCAAGGAGAACCAGATGATACTGTTGTAAACCCTTGGATAAGTAGTGTGTTTCCCTTTGCAACCAGTTGGATAAGTAAAATATGGGGATATTCTCCACTGCTGGGCTCTTTCTAGCTGTTCTACTTTGTAATGGAATTTTTTTGCAGTCCTGTTTGGGCAGTGGATCAATTCCAGCCATCACCTGCATTGAACAAGAGAGACAAGCTCTCCTGAAGTTCAAACGAAGCCTAACAGACACAACACGTCGGCTCTCCTCTTGGACCGGCGAAGATTGTTGCAACTGGAAAGGAATTCAATGTGACGGAAATACTTCCCATGTCCTGAAGCTTGATCTAGTCAGTTTAGACCCAGACGCAGCGCCAATAAAGGCCAATGAAGTGAACCCTTCATTGCTTGAACTGAAGTATCTGGAGCACTTGGACTTGAGCGGAAACAATTTTCACCACATCCCGACTTTCCTTGGATCAATGACGTCGTTGAGGTATCTTAATCTCTCTAATTCACGTTTCAGGGGAAGGGTCCCCCATCATCTTGGAAATGTTTCTAACTTGATGGTTCTTGATCTTAACTGCATAGATAAGGGATCGTTAACTATTGATGATTTCACTTGGGTTTCTCGTCTTTCCTCGTTGCAATACCTTGATGCGAGTGGCATGGATCTTAGTCGAGCGCTGAATTTGAATGTGATACTAAATATGCTTCCTTGTTTAACAGAGTTGCGCTTGTCGAGATGTGAACTCTATAGCACTCTTTTAGTATCTCATTTCTATTTGAACTCTACTGCTTCCAATATAAGGAAACTGGATCTTAGTTGGAACTCATTCACCGGCGAATTCCCTAAATTTGTTGAAAACTTGACTGCTTTGAGAGTTCTTGATCTTTCCTTTAACTACTACTTGAATTCTTCCTTTCCTCCCTATCTGGAAAACCTTAAAAGCCTTGAACATCTCAATCTTGCCTACAGCTCGTTTACCGGTGGTGATGTTGGGTTATCGAGGCTTTTGCTGACTCAATGTACCTTGAAATCATTAGACATGACGTCAAACGAATTCGAAGGGCAGATGTCAAGAGCAGATGTCAAGAAGCTATGGAAATTTATCTGGATGCGCCATGTATAATTTAGAGATGCTAATTTTAAGAGCTAATCGATTCATCTCCGGTTACTTGCCGGATTGGCTGGGGCTATTCAAGCGTTTAAAATACCTTGATCTTTCAGCGAATTCGTTTAGTGGGTCCATTCCTCAATCGCTGGGGACGTTGTCAGCTTTGGAAGTACTGCGTATTAATGTGAATCAGTTAAATGGAACAATTCCAGTTTCTCTTGGTCAATTATCAAGCCTCATGATCTTAGATATTTCTTACAATCAGTTAACTGGAACCATTCCAGTTTCTCTTGGTCAATTATCAAACCTAAAGATACTGGATCTCTCTTCTAATCACCTAGAAGGAGTTTTAACTGAGGCCAATTTTGCCAATCTCACAATTTTAGAGGAGCTGAGCATAGATTCTAACTTGTTGACATTGAAGGTGATATCTGACTGGATGCCCCCTTTTCAAGTGAAATCATTACTAATGGGTTCTTGCAAAATTGGGACTACTGGTTTCCCTCAGTGGCTTCGAACCCAAAAgaaagtttcttttttggatatttctaaTGCTAGCATATCAGGAACCTTTCCTCAATGGCTAGATGAAATGCCTCTTGTGACCTTGGATCTTTCACATAACCTTATCGGTGGACCGATTCAAAAACTTCCTCCCACTTTAAAGACATTGGATCTTTCCCATAATAACCTTATCGGTGGACCGATTCAAAAACTTCCTCCTACTTTAAAGGAATTGTATCTTTCCCATAACCTTATCGGTCGACCGATATTTCAAAAACTTCCTCCCACTTTAAAGGAATTGGATCTCTCCAATAACTTAATCTCTGGACCTCTTCCACAAAATATCAGTGAGATGGTGCCCAGTTTGGGAACTCTGTTACTAGCCGGTAACTTGATAAGTGGTTTGATACCCTGCTCATTGTGGGAAATTCCAGCTCTACAAGACCTTGATCTCTCCAAAAACAAGCTATTTGGGAATCTTCCCCATTTTAAGGGGTGGGGTGCACCTTCAGCACTACGGGTTATGAGATTATCGTCCAACAAGCTTTCGGGAATTCTTCCTTCCTCGATTGGAAATTTTGCTTCTCTGGGGTGGTTACACTTGAACAACAACAGTTTTCATGGAGAGCTTCCTTCGACATTGAGAAACTGCACAAGTTTAATGGTATTGGATCTTGGTGAGAATAGATTCTCTGGAAGCATACCTACATGGATCGGAGACTTGTTTTATTTGAAAGTTTTGAGACTGCACAAGAATATGTTCATTGATAACATTCCTTCACAATTGTGTCAAATGTTGTTCCTCCAAATCATGGACTTCGGAAATAATCACTTGACGGGACCCATCCCGCGTTGTTTAGGCAAACTCTCTGGCATGATTTTGTATGCCAAGGGTTATGATGAGCGTTTGGTTCACACAAGCATGATGCAAGGCATTAAAGGAAGTGAACGTGAATTCACCAGCTGGACCTTAGAATTACTAGTCAACATGGACCTTTCGATGAACAATCTGGTTGGATCAATCCCGAAAGAGATCACAAATCTTTCTGGGTTGTGCGGGCTTAATCTCTCTCATAACAATCTGATAGGAAAAATCCCAGAGAAAATTGGTGGGTTGAAGTCACTGGAATCTCTTGATTTTTCCAAGAATCAACTTGTGGGGATAATTCCACAAAGCATTTCGGAGTTGAATTTCTTAAGCCGTTTAAACTTGTCATACAACAACTTGTCTGGACGAATTCCAACGGGAAACCAGCTCCAAACTTTTACCTCATCTAGTTACCTTGGCAACAGTGAACTCTGCGGAGATCCATTACCAAGAAAATGTCGCGGTGATGAAAAATCTCAACCTCCGACAGCCACAGGTCACGGGGAAGAACACGAGGAAGATGACTTCGAAAAAGTTTGGTTGTACGTGGCTATAATGAGCGGCTATGCAACGGGGTTATGGGGATTCGTAGGAGTTCTGCTGTTAAAAAAGTCCTGGAGGCACGCTTATTTCCGGTTCGTGGTCATGGTCAAAGACAAGGTACTACTGGCGATTGCGCTCGGAGTTGCTCGACTGAAGAATTACATCGATCAGTTCGGTGGGTGAAAACGCAAATCCGCGGTATGCGTAACTATCACCTTCACTACTTTTAATTAGTGCACTTCTTGTATTGTTCCACAACTTGTAAGATTTGATTTTGTTAGTCTTTCGtttacattcttgttataacaaAAAACCGAGACCGGAGCGTAGTCTCagaatactccctccgttccaaaatgactgGCCTTTTTAGAAAAgtgtgtcatttttaattacttatatatttcaatatgagtgttaaaaaatatacaatatgaatcttgtgtgatagattttaattagttctattaaataaagttttcaaaatcacatagaACTTCATAAATCGAACgatataagcattttaaaatAGCACGAAATCCCAAAAAGaccactcattttggaacggagggagtaatttgttTGCGtcacaataatatttttttgaattttccgAGACGAAACCCGGGCTGCGCGATTGAAACGGGACTCATTTCCTCGTCTGCGTGGGAGTTTCACAGCCGTCTAATATGGAAAGTTTCCAGAAATGGGGTTGGCTCCCACCCCATTTATTTCCCCTACAACCACCTTCCTCCTTCCACGGTCCCACCCGTACACatggcgctctctctctctctctctctctctctctctctctctctctctctctctcctgccgACATCTCACTCTTCCCTATATCTATCCCCCTCTCATTCACTTTTTCGTCCACACACCCACTCGCCTGCACCACCTCCAGCtaccaacaccaccaccccaCGCCTCACCACCCGAGCACGCCACCTACCTCACGGCACCACCCACGGCTCCTCTCCCCACGGCCTACACCACCGCTATTCTCCATAACCACTGCCGTCGCCGCGCCGCGGCATCACCACGGTTCACCACCCACACCACACGGCACCACCACCCGAAACCACCcacctcctctccctctctctctcggtatattcctctctctctctctccctctccctctccctctctcactcacgggtcctctctccctctcactgtATATGTACCTATACATGTACAAATATGTATATAGGTATATATTTAGATATcagttatatatatactactgtTAAAGATTGTTTTCATGGATCTTTGGTTGAATaaacaatcttttttttttttgtaatgaagtttgaacatatttttgaagtgtGGAAACGtaataatttgatttttagATATAAAAATAGAATGAATATGATTTTTATTAAATCAAATGTATCTTACTGGAAAAGTGAATAAATTGGAAGggtatgaatttttaaaattgattGTATTCTATAATTTAAAAAGTTATTGATTTTGGAATTAGAAAGGTGAAAAAGATATAATTGGTatagattaaatttttttaaagtaaaaagaACATTTTTAGAATAATTATGTTATTTATAAGAAGTAAACAtgatttttgggaaaaatcGTGTGAGTTGATGACGAATGATGATTATTGGTGAAAGTTATGGAGTTAttaattattttccaaataCGGGCTGTGAAGCCACGAGACTTCGAACCATCGCTGGAATTTTGTTAAGCACGAAAATTCGCCACTTCACTAGTGCGAGGTTTTAAGTTAGAAGCGTATTAACTATAGTTCGAATTTATGACTCGCACAGGTCCCAGTTCAACCCGTTAAATCTCCCTGTATCGTGTTGCTTGGGACTTACACATCAGAGGAGAGTAATTACGAATATACTCTTGTTTACATAATTATGGTTTAGAATGCTGCATCCGTGATTATGTGTTTAAAAGCATCAAACCTCGCATGAATTAATTAAAATTGGACGGCTTGCAAGGAAGCGTCACttttaattgaaaaggaatTTTGATTGTTGATAATTGAGATATTGAATATGATGTTGTGATTGAATTGCTTAAAGAGAAGCAATTAAAGTTAAGGGATGAAATTCTTTTAAAGAGAAAGGAAACCGAGGTTATCGGTATCGAAACATCTGAATGTTGAGTTTGGCCGTTAAGAGGaatattagggttttgatgtCATGATTACCTAAATCTTGGGCTAGCTATCCAATCATTGTCGGTGTTCTGTTCATGAAAGATGTTGAAAAGAGATATGTCTGTTCTCCCTCCTTTCTTTTGTTCTCCCCCAGTTCTATTGTAAAGTGGAAAAATGCATAAAATGACTTTGCATTCTAAATTGTGGAAACTTAGTATATTGTAATTCTCTCATTTAAATGTTTTGTGTTTATAAAACATTTCAGGACGTTCGTGGATAAATAATTGACTAGTCTCTAAAGTCTTTCTTGCTGATGACGTTGCTGTTTCAATTTCTGTATTGTAAAATGTTGAAGAAGTTTGCAAAACCTTGTAAAATAGTTTGTATTTGGTGTGGTCTATAGTAGTGTTGGAAAATAAAGCCTGCGGGCGTGCTTGTTGTACTATCATTTATGACAACTCTGAATGTATGTCATGAAGTTTTTAAATTTACCACTTCCACATTTTTAAGTtaataaactcattatttttagaAAGAAATTTACAGACGCGGTACAAGATGGCCTTTGGTGATTTCATTTCACTGGCCGGTCATGTATTCCTACCCTACGGGTTTGGGTCGTGGCACTTTGCCCACTTTAGTCGAATGGTGATGCTTGGTTTCTATTTTGTAAAATGTATTGTTTGATCTGGGTTTTCAAGCCTCTTAGGTGTTTGTGTACTATGTATTGTTTATATTCGGGCATTTTCGACCCTTGCGTGTTATGGGCTTTGTGCTTGGTTGTATTTTTCAACCtttgattggattttttttcactttctttaataaattgttacttttgctgataaaaaaacttattccttctctctctccaccttctTATATCTACTATAattcagatatatatatatatatatactacaacaaaaatcaagttttatAGCGTGTGAAAAATGTTATAGAAAGTAATAGATAGTGTTCCGAAGAACGACTTATTAGCCGATGCCGTGAAATGTCTGGACCTTTTAATAGCGTTCTTTTAATGCTATAAATTCTTCCTCTTTTATAGCGTTTTTGGAATGTTATCTATTAGTACTCTATTATAGCGGTGCACGAGCGCTGTATGATTCTAAATCTTTAACAGCATTCTTTGTACGTTATACTTTCTGAATTAATGATAGCGGTGCAAGAATGCTACAAACcactgtcctttttcatagcATTATGGCACGTTATAAAATGGCACTCATTTATTGTGAAAGTTCAACTCACGATGTTTGACCGGATCAATAGCGTCCAATAGGCTCATTTGGTAGCacttttttgcaccaaaatCTAAATGATCCAATTGCTATGAATCCAACAACCATATATTCACATAATTACATACAAATTAACATggaaataaataatattttatccAAATTGAAGTATTGTGTTAACATAGAAAAAAACCAGTAGCTTCCAAAtgcaaacaaatgcaaaaagacATCATATAAACATCTAAATAGCCCTAAAATAGCCTACCTCTCTTCATACtaaaacaaagaagagaaaagaaagtgtCAAGGAAAATGGTTCAACTAAGTTTCAACTGGCGGTAACAAGATCATAATCTCCATCTTCACATGACAAAGCATTGATCTTCTCTGTTTTTTCTTCAATCGGCATTGATCTTCTCTTTCTACTTGAAGAcctacaacaaaagaaaacatttcaatttcaatttagAAAATTTAAGTTTCTAATGAAATAAACTTTAGCGAAAGAAAAGACTAATCTCTTGGTCATAGTTGAAGTGCATGAAAAAGTCAAAACTCTTTTAAAATCAGCATAACTTAATGGGAGGCTCCAAATATCCAAACCACACAAAGCAAAACCTATAAAAACATTTACCCCCAAACAGATATACTTTTGCCCCTGCTTTTAACTTTGAATCCAAGTCCAGCACTTGCCATACTTCATATAAAAAGACTATAAATACCGTATCATGCTCTAGAAATCAAATCTAAATCTTTCTAACACTCAGCAACCAACATACCTTCAGGTTCCCGAAATAGCCATTCCAACTTCTATGCACCAAATTCAGCAACTAATTTCCTTATTTCAGCAACTATAATATTATATTCCAGCAAACAACCATTTAGCAGTATAGCATTTAGCATCAAATTCTTGCATTCAATTTGTATTTTCAAGCTCCATGTTCTACAGTGAAAAGAATGAATGCTTTTTCCGCCCATGAAAACGAAGCAAAGAGGAACTTCAACCATACACATTTAAGTCGGCCACTTAAGCTATACTGGACCATAAATTTTGAAAGAGAGTGTCAAATAGAGAACATAGTGCTCATAGAAATACGAGCGAATACAAAGATTAGCATACAGGTTTGTTGAACACTTTTTAATAGAAGAGCCGACCATCGTTTTGCCATCTTGGGGTTTTGGTGGTGTCTTTGTTATGATTTCCGAACCACCAGAAGTGTGGCAAAGTTGCCTACCTAATTTTTCCTTTGACCTTCAACAGATCCAAAAGAGGGAAGAGGAAAGCAATTTAAAAGCACATAAGTTGTGAACTGACAAAAAAAGCCTCAATAGAACAACAAGGGCAAATCTTCATCTACGTACCTTGCATCTTAACCTGCAATGATATCTTTAACCTATATAACTTCTGTGACTCTCACTTCAACCTTGAAAGAGACATGAAGCAGAACACACTTAGAGACCATACTTGCATGAATTTTCAAGGATTTCCACTATCCACCATCCACCAAGTAAGGTTCCTCCAATCTAGATGTGTACAAGAAGATAGATAGTTCTTAACTTGAAATCATTAATAAGATATATACACAACTTAACCATATACaaaattacctaaaaaaaactgctcattGCTTACATATAAGCTGTCAAAGGGAAGTTAAGCAGGGAAATCAGAACTTCGTTGTTTGATCCATGTGGTTTGCTCAAACAGGTAGCTTAATATTGAACTAAAGATGTGACAGACAAACAACCTGTTATGATGAGCAGCCCAAATACAAGCACATGCGAGTTGCTCCATCCTATAGTCGACCAAAGCGAAGCTAGAGGAAAATATTTAATGACAGCAAAAAGGCTCAGAATATCCCCTGCTGCATAGTTAAAAATGGTGAATACTAGAAACAAGTTTCAGAAAGCAAAATGAAGCATACAGAACAAAGAACTTGAGAAACTAATATTAATACTTGAAAAAGTGTGTGTGACATTGCCTGAAGTAGTTACTGCTCATAATGAAGGTATTGATCGGAAAAACTTATCCAACAAACAAGACAAGGACAACAAAATTTCTTCCGGGGATGCAATCAAGATTCTAGTCATTCtaccgaaaaaaataaaagacagaGAGGGTAAAGCAAACATAATACAAATTAAATTAATGTTTGATCAAAGGAAGAACTCACATCTGCTCCTTCCAAGATATTAACAACTTCCTGTAGATACACAGGAGTCGGGAAAACTTTTACAGAATGCAAATGACACACTTCTTAAATCCCTGTGTAACACCTTTGCTCAAGAGAGCTCGTGATCTGAGAATAAGATTTGGAACTCAATTAGCATAGTAATCAAGcacaaaaagagaggaaaaggaaaaaagatgtATAGTTCATTGAAGTGGTGTGACTAGTCCAGTAAATTACTGAAGGTAGTTTACTCCAAGACAAGTAAAAGCTGCTCGTCTCCATACCATTAGGTCCATTACATTTTAAGTACACAACCAACAGCAAAAACCTATGTTGAAAATGCTTTATTACACATAGCATATACTTCACAATAACAATTTATAAGCCATCTTCGGTGTTAAAGCTTCAGGTTATATGAAAAGGCTCAAACCTTAGGAATCCGGAGAGGGTTTCTTGAAGCACATTCACAAAGTTTACTGATTTTTCTATCATTAGGTTCCTTGTCCTGCCAAAATATAGAAGACAACTCATAATAGACCTAAAAGAAATAACAAATAGTTTGGAATGGATTAGCACAAAAGCCCCAATATCATTGGAATGAATGAAATGAATCAACATAGATGCGGCCCACAGAGAAGAATATGAGCAGCCACAAAAATATGAAcaacaagagaaaagaaaacggTCCCG carries:
- the LOC131319585 gene encoding receptor-like protein EIX2; this encodes MSRSYGNLSGCAMYNLEMLILRANRFISGYLPDWLGLFKRLKYLDLSANSFSGSIPQSLGTLSALEVLRINVNQLNGTIPVSLGQLSSLMILDISYNQLTGTIPVSLGQLSNLKILDLSSNHLEGVLTEANFANLTILEELSIDSNLLTLKVISDWMPPFQVKSLLMGSCKIGTTGFPQWLRTQKKVSFLDISNASISGTFPQWLDEMPLVTLDLSHNLIGGPIQKLPPTLKTLDLSHNNLIGGPIQKLPPTLKELYLSHNLIGRPIFQKLPPTLKELDLSNNLISGPLPQNISEMVPSLGTLLLAGNLISGLIPCSLWEIPALQDLDLSKNKLFGNLPHFKGWGAPSALRVMRLSSNKLSGILPSSIGNFASLGWLHLNNNSFHGELPSTLRNCTSLMVLDLGENRFSGSIPTWIGDLFYLKVLRLHKNMFIDNIPSQLCQMLFLQIMDFGNNHLTGPIPRCLGKLSGMILYAKGYDERLVHTSMMQGIKGSEREFTSWTLELLVNMDLSMNNLVGSIPKEITNLSGLCGLNLSHNNLIGKIPEKIGGLKSLESLDFSKNQLVGIIPQSISELNFLSRLNLSYNNLSGRIPTGNQLQTFTSSSYLGNSELCGDPLPRKCRGDEKSQPPTATGHGEEHEEDDFEKVWLYVAIMSGYATGLWGFVGVLLLKKSWRHAYFRFVVMVKDKVLLAIALGVARLKNYIDQFGG